A genomic stretch from Corynebacterium kutscheri includes:
- the mptB gene encoding polyprenol phosphomannose-dependent alpha 1,6 mannosyltransferase MptB: protein MHELYQAVRGELPRMGKPGSRSALLHFEQLPSNAKLSVIEAYRVTRLRWIGATGVILIAIGGLGAGALPVVNSTYIGYPLGSLLSRMLQTSTILCFIGIGLLVVAWLKLAAYVGVYLRGKNQHQGIVTNSFIWRTYLAWSLPFLLTAPMFSQDIYSYLANGSIVRQGLDPYSAGPIDILGADDPLARSVPFIWAHSPSPYGPVSLGLARIISAMTGDNIALGVFAHRVVSIAGIALAAWALMTLAQRCRVQPQAALWLGILNPLTIIHLVAGIHNEAILLGLLLGGFELGLRGIDKLMLGWHTQSMLLLCAGSFLISCAGMVKVTGFIGLGFIGVFHARVLHGREHKHFYSWAVAILSQVFILIGSVILVTLISGINTGWISAQGGAVSIRSWMSAATGVGVVFGWLGMVLDLGDHTEAILSVTRAVGIAVAGIFMLRMLIGTYRGVIHPLGALGISTFVLVILFPVVHPWYMLWAIFPLAGWANRILFRGMVMGYSAIISFFVLPRGLSLPPTTVLSIYIGAAIGFSILASIYWWVTRRVR, encoded by the coding sequence ATGCATGAGTTATATCAGGCGGTTCGCGGTGAATTGCCTCGAATGGGCAAACCTGGATCGCGATCTGCTCTCCTGCATTTTGAGCAGTTGCCCTCAAATGCAAAGCTCAGCGTTATCGAGGCCTATCGAGTTACCCGTTTGCGTTGGATTGGTGCTACTGGTGTCATCCTTATTGCTATTGGTGGTTTAGGTGCTGGTGCCCTGCCAGTGGTTAATAGTACCTATATTGGTTACCCCCTAGGCTCCCTCCTATCTAGAATGCTGCAAACCTCAACAATCCTTTGTTTCATTGGGATTGGATTATTAGTTGTTGCTTGGTTAAAGCTTGCTGCCTATGTGGGTGTGTACCTACGAGGCAAAAACCAACATCAAGGTATTGTCACCAACTCTTTTATCTGGCGAACCTATCTTGCCTGGAGTTTGCCTTTCTTATTGACCGCTCCTATGTTCTCGCAAGATATTTATTCTTATCTAGCTAATGGATCAATTGTGCGTCAAGGGTTGGATCCTTATTCGGCAGGTCCAATAGATATTTTAGGAGCCGATGACCCGTTAGCGCGCAGTGTACCTTTTATTTGGGCGCACTCCCCTTCGCCTTATGGGCCAGTATCTTTAGGGCTTGCTCGAATAATAAGCGCTATGACCGGTGACAATATTGCGCTGGGAGTTTTTGCGCATCGGGTTGTGTCTATTGCCGGGATTGCTTTAGCGGCCTGGGCGCTTATGACTTTAGCTCAACGTTGCCGGGTTCAACCTCAAGCGGCATTATGGTTGGGCATTCTTAACCCTTTAACAATCATTCATCTAGTTGCCGGTATCCATAATGAAGCAATACTGTTAGGCCTTTTGCTTGGAGGTTTTGAACTAGGTTTACGTGGTATCGATAAGCTTATGTTGGGTTGGCATACACAATCGATGCTTCTTCTTTGTGCAGGTAGTTTCCTTATTTCTTGTGCGGGAATGGTCAAGGTTACGGGGTTTATTGGCTTAGGTTTTATTGGGGTATTTCATGCCCGGGTACTGCATGGGCGAGAGCATAAACATTTTTATTCCTGGGCAGTGGCGATTCTTAGCCAGGTGTTCATCCTTATTGGCAGTGTCATACTAGTTACCTTGATTTCTGGGATTAATACTGGCTGGATTTCTGCCCAAGGTGGTGCAGTGAGTATTCGAAGTTGGATGTCTGCTGCAACTGGTGTGGGAGTAGTTTTTGGTTGGCTGGGAATGGTGTTGGATTTAGGTGATCATACCGAAGCGATTTTAAGTGTTACTCGTGCTGTAGGCATTGCAGTAGCCGGTATATTTATGCTGCGCATGCTTATTGGTACCTATCGTGGTGTGATTCATCCCTTGGGAGCATTGGGAATCTCTACTTTTGTATTGGTCATACTATTTCCAGTTGTGCACCCTTGGTATATGTTGTGGGCGATTTTCCCGCTTGCTGGGTGGGCTAATCGGATTTTATTCCGAGGTATGGTTATGGGTTATTCAGCAATCATTTCTTTTTTTGTCCTCCCCCGCGGACTTAGTCTCCCCCCAACAACCGTACTTTCGATCTATATCGGGGCAGCCATTGGTTTTTCAATTCTTGCCTCGATTTATTGGTGGGTAACTCGTCGTGTGCGTTAG
- a CDS encoding metal-sulfur cluster assembly factor yields the protein MNNENEEFVVRSEQSEEDVAKAYDIEELMRDVIDPELGINVVDLGLVYDIWIENGTEAHINMTLTSPACPLTDVLEDQAQTAVIGKGVVDKLSLHWVWMPPWGPHLITEDGREQLRALGFSV from the coding sequence ATGAATAATGAAAATGAAGAATTCGTTGTACGTTCCGAGCAATCAGAAGAAGACGTCGCAAAAGCTTATGACATCGAAGAATTAATGCGCGACGTTATCGACCCAGAATTAGGTATTAATGTTGTTGATCTTGGGCTTGTCTATGACATCTGGATTGAAAACGGCACCGAAGCGCACATTAATATGACCCTTACTTCGCCGGCATGTCCACTTACCGACGTCCTTGAAGATCAAGCGCAAACCGCAGTGATCGGAAAGGGGGTCGTCGATAAGCTTTCGTTACATTGGGTATGGATGCCGCCGTGGGGTCCGCATTTGATTACCGAAGATGGCCGTGAACAGCTACGGGCTCTCGGTTTCTCTGTGTAA
- the sufC gene encoding Fe-S cluster assembly ATPase SufC gives MSTLEIRNLHAQVIPSDENAEPKPILKGVNLTINSGETHAIMGPNGSGKSTLSYTLSGHPRYEVTEGEVLLDGINLLELEVDERARAGLFLAMQYPTEIPGVSMANFLRSAATAVRGEAPKLREWVKEVREAQEKLHIDKAFAERSVNEGFSGGEKKRHEVLQLDLLKPKFAVMDETDSGLDVDALRIVSEGINRYQEETNGGILMITHYKRILNYVKPDFVHVFADGKIVTSGTAELADELEANGYDQFL, from the coding sequence ATGAGCACCCTAGAAATCCGCAACTTGCATGCGCAGGTCATTCCCTCAGACGAAAACGCCGAACCAAAACCCATTCTCAAAGGCGTCAATCTCACCATCAACTCCGGTGAAACCCACGCCATCATGGGGCCTAATGGTTCCGGCAAATCCACCCTGTCCTACACACTATCTGGGCACCCTCGCTATGAGGTCACCGAAGGCGAAGTACTTCTCGACGGCATTAACCTACTTGAACTAGAAGTCGACGAACGCGCCCGCGCCGGCCTTTTCCTTGCCATGCAATATCCCACCGAAATCCCAGGTGTTTCTATGGCAAACTTCCTACGTTCTGCTGCTACCGCTGTTCGCGGTGAGGCACCCAAGCTACGCGAATGGGTTAAAGAAGTCCGCGAAGCCCAAGAAAAACTCCACATAGACAAAGCTTTTGCAGAACGCAGTGTTAACGAAGGTTTTTCTGGTGGCGAGAAAAAACGCCACGAGGTACTACAACTCGATTTACTCAAGCCAAAATTCGCTGTCATGGACGAAACTGACTCCGGCCTTGACGTAGACGCACTACGCATTGTTAGTGAAGGAATCAACCGTTACCAAGAAGAAACCAATGGCGGAATCCTCATGATCACGCACTACAAGCGGATCCTTAACTACGTTAAACCCGATTTTGTCCACGTCTTCGCCGACGGCAAAATCGTTACCTCCGGTACCGCCGAGCTTGCTGACGAACTCGAAGCTAACGGCTACGATCAGTTCCTATAA
- a CDS encoding HNH endonuclease signature motif containing protein: MGKAKTMMIDQLCHIARHGVGLARELFDTKLTTDQISELLKIDSTTAHNYFLTAQSLFAPINKAEKLIRDNALQQALNGELSLDELVLINQQVHKLASDVQYSREQLRLEMVQLARTRTFGALRTACRAKVRKLNIQSAKKPRSSVRISKTMDEYGMRTIVARLNTEVFNDFFTALEKRTASCYDRDSGLDYHHARAVALKQLFESTNNCGIGVHVVMRYSELTEGLSRDSYTLTDGSNATLKMLAEKLEPAGWAVVYDDDTNLPIEAAVIEQRSANKKQRQALIGHTTYCAAPGCHVPAQFGTQAHHIIPASMGGPTTISNLVLLCPFHHGQVTAGSAKVEITADGHYEWTCNYTKRRYINNNEVIEQAGHALITQRNREPVAVHGHLR, translated from the coding sequence ATGGGTAAAGCTAAAACCATGATGATTGATCAGCTTTGCCATATAGCACGCCACGGCGTTGGCCTTGCTCGCGAGCTTTTCGATACCAAACTCACCACCGATCAAATCAGCGAACTTCTTAAAATTGATAGTACAACGGCGCATAATTATTTTCTTACTGCACAGAGTCTTTTCGCTCCCATAAACAAAGCTGAGAAACTAATCCGGGATAATGCATTACAGCAAGCACTTAATGGCGAACTCAGCCTGGATGAACTTGTACTCATTAATCAGCAGGTGCATAAACTTGCTAGTGATGTTCAGTATTCGCGGGAACAATTGCGCCTAGAAATGGTTCAACTTGCGCGTACACGCACTTTTGGTGCATTGCGTACAGCATGTCGAGCGAAAGTTCGTAAGTTGAATATTCAGAGCGCTAAGAAGCCTAGAAGCAGCGTTCGAATATCAAAGACCATGGATGAATATGGAATGCGTACGATCGTCGCAAGGCTAAATACTGAAGTTTTTAATGACTTCTTTACGGCCTTAGAAAAGCGTACCGCCAGCTGTTATGACCGTGATTCTGGGCTGGATTATCATCATGCACGAGCTGTTGCTTTAAAGCAGCTTTTTGAATCGACGAATAATTGTGGCATCGGCGTGCACGTTGTGATGCGCTATAGCGAGCTCACTGAGGGGCTGAGCCGTGACTCCTATACGCTAACCGATGGCTCTAACGCTACTTTAAAAATGTTGGCGGAAAAGTTGGAACCAGCTGGCTGGGCAGTGGTTTATGATGATGACACCAATCTTCCCATAGAAGCAGCTGTGATTGAGCAGCGCAGTGCCAATAAAAAACAAAGACAAGCACTTATAGGACATACAACATATTGTGCTGCTCCAGGTTGTCACGTTCCAGCCCAATTTGGGACGCAGGCACATCATATTATTCCTGCGTCTATGGGAGGGCCGACCACAATTTCTAACCTCGTGTTGCTGTGCCCATTTCACCACGGACAGGTTACAGCCGGCAGCGCCAAAGTTGAGATCACTGCCGATGGACACTATGAATGGACATGCAATTACACCAAGCGAAGATACATCAATAACAATGAAGTTATTGAACAGGCCGGGCACGCGCTAATTACACAGAGAAACCGAGAGCCCGTAGCTGTTCACGGCCATCTTCGGTAA
- the sufB gene encoding Fe-S cluster assembly protein SufB, protein MTQPGVTTPQTDDEIIESIGPYNYGWHDSDDAGAAARRGLNEDVVRDISQKKNEPEWMLEQRLKALSTFEKKPLPTWGADLSDIDFDNIKYFVRSTEKQAQTWEDLPEDIKNTYDKLGIPEAEKQRLVAGVAAQYESEVVYHQIREDLERQGVIFLDTDTALREHEELFKEYFGTVIPAGDNKFSALNSAVWSGGSFVYVPKGVHVDIPLQAYFRINTENMGQFERTLIIVDEDAYVHYVEGCTAPIYKSDSLHSAVVEIIVKKGGRCRYTTIQNWSNNVYNLVTKRTKCEEGATMEWVDGNIGSKVTMKYPAVWMTGPHAKGEVLSVAFAGEGQFQDTGAKMTHMAPYTSSNIVSKSVARGGGRAAYRGLVRINANAHHSTSNVECDALLVDNISRSDTYPYNDIRNDHVSLGHEATVSQVSEEQLFYLMSRGIAEDEAMAMIVRGFVEPIAKELPMEYALELNRLIELQMEGSVG, encoded by the coding sequence ATGACTCAGCCAGGTGTCACAACGCCGCAAACCGACGATGAAATCATCGAGTCTATCGGTCCGTACAATTATGGTTGGCATGATTCCGACGACGCAGGTGCTGCAGCCCGGCGTGGACTCAATGAAGACGTTGTACGCGATATCTCTCAAAAAAAGAACGAACCAGAATGGATGTTGGAGCAACGCCTGAAGGCGTTAAGCACCTTCGAGAAAAAACCCCTGCCTACCTGGGGTGCAGATCTTTCCGATATCGACTTCGATAACATTAAGTACTTCGTCCGCTCCACAGAGAAACAAGCACAAACATGGGAAGACCTTCCCGAAGATATTAAAAACACTTACGATAAATTAGGCATTCCAGAAGCAGAAAAACAACGTCTTGTTGCCGGTGTCGCTGCTCAATATGAATCTGAGGTTGTTTACCACCAAATTCGTGAAGATCTAGAACGCCAAGGCGTTATTTTCCTAGATACTGACACTGCATTACGAGAACACGAAGAACTATTTAAAGAATACTTTGGCACCGTTATTCCTGCTGGTGACAATAAATTCTCGGCACTAAACTCCGCTGTATGGTCGGGTGGTTCCTTCGTTTACGTGCCCAAGGGCGTACACGTTGATATTCCGCTACAGGCATATTTCCGCATCAATACAGAAAATATGGGACAGTTTGAACGCACCCTTATTATCGTGGATGAAGATGCGTATGTGCACTATGTTGAGGGCTGTACCGCGCCGATTTATAAATCAGATTCCTTGCACTCAGCAGTAGTTGAGATCATTGTGAAAAAAGGTGGTCGCTGCCGCTACACAACCATCCAAAACTGGTCTAATAACGTCTATAACCTGGTCACCAAGCGCACCAAGTGCGAAGAAGGTGCTACTATGGAATGGGTTGATGGCAATATTGGGTCCAAAGTAACCATGAAATACCCGGCAGTATGGATGACTGGCCCACATGCTAAGGGAGAAGTACTTTCGGTTGCTTTTGCTGGCGAAGGACAATTCCAAGACACCGGCGCAAAAATGACCCATATGGCGCCCTATACTTCCTCTAATATTGTTAGCAAATCTGTTGCTCGTGGAGGTGGGCGTGCTGCTTACCGTGGTCTGGTGCGCATTAACGCTAACGCACACCACTCCACCTCAAATGTCGAATGCGATGCACTACTAGTTGACAATATTTCGCGTTCAGATACCTACCCTTATAATGACATCCGCAATGACCACGTCTCACTCGGCCATGAAGCAACTGTTTCTCAGGTCTCTGAAGAGCAGCTTTTCTACCTGATGTCACGCGGTATTGCTGAAGATGAAGCCATGGCCATGATCGTACGTGGTTTCGTCGAGCCCATTGCTAAAGAGCTGCCCATGGAATATGCCTTAGAGCTTAACCGCCTTATCGAATTGCAAATGGAAGGATCGGTGGGCTAA
- a CDS encoding ABC transporter ATP-binding protein produces MTFLESNDYVVELDNVVKQYGSQRAVNGLSFAVRRGEILAFLGPNGAGKTTTIEMCEGFSAPTSGTIRIFGLDPSRHHDQVRRRIGIMLQGGGSYSGVKVMEMLKLAASYSKNPLDPEWLIDVVGLRSQANTTYRRLSGGQQQRLSLALAIIGRPELVFLDEPTTGLDAQSRLLVWELIQQLRADGVTIIVTTHLIDEAEFLADRVIIIDQGVAVASGSPEELKKSSTQEALRIRTTATFSFPGLRTIKPCNYELDAEITPIQLAKVFAAAAEQEVLITSLDTRVRSLEDVFLEITGKE; encoded by the coding sequence GTGACCTTTTTAGAATCCAATGATTACGTTGTCGAGCTGGATAACGTCGTTAAGCAATATGGCTCTCAACGCGCTGTTAATGGGCTCAGTTTTGCCGTGCGACGAGGCGAGATACTTGCATTCTTGGGTCCTAATGGAGCGGGTAAAACCACGACTATAGAAATGTGTGAGGGTTTTTCTGCTCCCACTTCTGGAACGATTCGTATTTTTGGCCTTGACCCCTCACGCCACCATGATCAGGTGCGTCGCCGGATAGGTATTATGCTCCAAGGCGGTGGTAGTTATTCCGGGGTTAAAGTAATGGAAATGCTGAAACTGGCTGCCAGTTATAGCAAAAATCCTTTAGATCCTGAATGGCTTATCGACGTTGTTGGCTTGCGATCTCAAGCTAACACTACTTATCGACGACTCTCTGGTGGGCAGCAACAACGACTTTCGTTAGCTCTTGCGATTATTGGTCGACCAGAACTTGTTTTTTTAGATGAACCTACTACCGGATTAGATGCGCAATCGCGGCTACTTGTATGGGAACTCATCCAGCAATTGCGAGCTGATGGAGTCACTATTATTGTGACTACTCATTTAATTGATGAAGCAGAATTTTTAGCTGATCGGGTCATTATTATTGACCAAGGCGTAGCCGTTGCTTCTGGTTCTCCAGAAGAACTAAAGAAATCAAGCACTCAGGAAGCATTGCGTATTCGTACAACGGCTACTTTTTCTTTTCCTGGGTTACGTACTATTAAGCCTTGTAATTATGAGCTTGATGCAGAAATTACTCCTATACAACTAGCAAAAGTTTTTGCAGCAGCTGCTGAGCAAGAAGTGCTTATCACGTCATTGGATACACGTGTTAGAAGTTTAGAGGACGTTTTTCTTGAGATCACTGGAAAGGAATAA
- a CDS encoding helix-turn-helix transcriptional regulator has translation MPDTRTTDGETRRQIMLLMLRNSPITATQLGQSLGLSATGIRRHLDNLVDNGFAERAPARKVAGTHSRGRPAKTFRLTSAGRAQFGHDYDSLAVQALQTLRETGGDEAVRAFAKKRAQSIVDGVDSLTGIEEAAEAVVEAFSHKGYAATVSTTDLGVQICQHHCPIAGVAAEFPELCEAEHEVIAALFGQHVQPLASIADGHGICTTNIPITPIKTHSPITPDERSGS, from the coding sequence ATGCCCGACACACGCACGACTGATGGCGAAACCCGTCGACAAATCATGCTTCTCATGTTGCGCAATAGCCCTATTACCGCTACCCAACTGGGACAAAGCCTCGGACTCTCGGCAACGGGAATACGTAGACACCTAGACAATCTCGTGGACAACGGGTTTGCCGAACGCGCGCCAGCACGAAAAGTTGCTGGCACACATTCCAGAGGGCGACCTGCTAAAACATTCCGATTAACCTCTGCTGGGCGAGCACAATTCGGTCATGACTATGACTCATTGGCAGTCCAAGCACTTCAGACCTTGCGCGAAACCGGTGGCGATGAAGCCGTCAGAGCATTTGCCAAGAAAAGAGCACAATCTATCGTCGATGGAGTCGATTCTTTAACCGGAATCGAAGAAGCTGCAGAGGCCGTCGTAGAAGCTTTTTCACATAAAGGATATGCCGCAACCGTTTCAACAACGGATTTAGGGGTACAAATATGCCAGCATCACTGTCCTATCGCCGGTGTTGCCGCTGAATTTCCAGAACTATGTGAAGCCGAGCATGAGGTTATTGCTGCGCTTTTTGGCCAGCATGTCCAGCCACTTGCCTCAATTGCTGATGGGCATGGAATATGCACCACGAATATCCCGATTACCCCGATAAAGACACATTCACCCATAACACCCGATGAAAGGAGCGGTTCATGA
- a CDS encoding ABC transporter permease: MYAPGTFSPSPEQASIARILYAQATIEAKLFLRHGEQLLLSFIIPWGMLIAIATLPLIDSPTPLTQAVPMMLSVAAMSSGFTGQAISLAFDRRYGALKRAGASGVPTWAIILGKICGVLVVSTLQLILLLGTSLLFGWSGAVGTAIMVFFLGVAAFTAIGMLVGGTLSSELVLGLANLIWVILVGIASYVIFRAQTQPGVLLNLIPSVSLANGLTTAFSGGIPWLEILILLGWLVLSSLAAIRWFKFTN, from the coding sequence ATGTATGCCCCAGGTACGTTCTCACCATCTCCGGAACAAGCGAGTATTGCTCGCATTTTATATGCACAGGCAACTATTGAAGCCAAGCTTTTTCTCCGCCACGGCGAACAATTACTGTTAAGTTTTATCATTCCGTGGGGCATGCTTATCGCCATTGCTACCTTACCGCTTATTGATAGCCCTACCCCACTGACCCAAGCTGTGCCGATGATGTTATCAGTAGCAGCAATGAGTTCTGGTTTTACTGGACAAGCTATTTCTTTGGCTTTTGATCGTCGCTATGGCGCACTAAAACGCGCTGGAGCATCCGGGGTACCTACCTGGGCAATTATTCTCGGAAAAATTTGTGGAGTACTTGTAGTAAGCACTTTGCAACTTATCCTTCTTTTAGGCACAAGCCTGTTATTTGGTTGGTCTGGTGCTGTCGGCACGGCGATCATGGTATTTTTTCTTGGAGTGGCTGCTTTTACCGCAATCGGGATGCTGGTGGGCGGTACATTAAGCTCAGAATTGGTTTTAGGGCTTGCCAATCTTATTTGGGTGATTCTAGTTGGTATTGCAAGCTATGTTATTTTTCGAGCACAAACACAACCGGGTGTATTACTAAATCTTATTCCCTCAGTTTCTTTAGCTAATGGGCTAACAACTGCTTTTTCTGGGGGTATTCCATGGCTAGAAATCCTAATTTTATTAGGTTGGTTAGTGCTTAGCTCGCTTGCAGCGATTCGATGGTTTAAATTCACTAATTAA
- the sufU gene encoding Fe-S cluster assembly sulfur transfer protein SufU, which produces MNLESMYQEVILDHYKNPHHRGLRSAFDSEVHHVNPSCGDEITLRVLLSEDGSSVVDVSYDAEGCSISQASTSVMAEEIIGLPIDKAVEKLTDFEKMITSRGSYDGDDELIGDGIAFSGVSKYPARVKCALLGWKAFQAATSDALETKGIS; this is translated from the coding sequence ATGAACCTTGAATCTATGTACCAAGAAGTGATCTTGGATCACTATAAGAACCCGCATCACCGTGGCTTGCGCAGTGCTTTTGACTCTGAAGTGCACCACGTCAATCCATCGTGCGGCGACGAAATCACCCTTCGCGTTTTACTCTCTGAGGACGGCAGCTCTGTCGTAGATGTTTCCTATGATGCTGAGGGATGTTCAATTAGCCAGGCATCAACGTCAGTAATGGCTGAGGAGATTATCGGCTTGCCCATAGACAAAGCTGTGGAAAAACTGACCGACTTCGAAAAAATGATTACCTCACGAGGCAGCTATGACGGTGACGATGAATTAATCGGTGACGGAATAGCGTTCTCTGGGGTGTCAAAGTATCCAGCACGTGTTAAATGCGCGTTGCTCGGTTGGAAAGCCTTCCAGGCAGCCACGAGTGATGCTCTTGAGACAAAGGGGATCTCATGA
- the sufD gene encoding Fe-S cluster assembly protein SufD yields the protein MAETVKNATVHNNKGDLFTSFNVADFDEVRGRDEVWRFVPVRRLRGLHNSTFSTFRDADITVDASAEVTVERIATTDNRVGRTGGMVDRVAAQAFSSVSEAVYVGFATNSVTTQPVTITITGAGVETTTFSHIVIEVETGAEATVDLRYLGSATHADNIEFIIGDNARLTVIVDASWNDDTVHISGQAAILGRDAVLRHNSAVFGGEIVRIVPRVRFTAPGGDAEMLGVYFADDGQFFEQRLLVDHAMPNCRSNVLYKGALQADPHSDKPEARTAWVGDVLIRSNAQGTDTYEANRNLVLTEGARADAVPNLEIETGEIAGAGHAATVGRFDDEQEFYLKSRGIPEAEARRLIVRGFFSEVIGRIPVESIREELENRIADELETLHTL from the coding sequence ATGGCCGAAACTGTTAAAAACGCAACCGTGCACAACAACAAAGGCGATCTTTTTACTTCCTTTAATGTTGCTGATTTCGATGAGGTACGTGGCCGCGACGAAGTATGGCGTTTTGTACCGGTACGCCGTTTACGTGGGCTACACAACTCAACCTTTAGTACTTTCCGTGACGCTGATATCACCGTCGATGCTAGTGCTGAGGTGACAGTAGAACGTATCGCTACCACTGATAACCGCGTCGGCCGCACCGGTGGCATGGTTGATCGTGTTGCTGCTCAAGCTTTTAGCAGCGTTTCCGAAGCCGTCTACGTTGGCTTTGCAACTAATAGTGTAACCACACAGCCGGTTACCATCACCATCACCGGAGCTGGGGTAGAAACAACTACCTTCTCCCACATAGTGATTGAAGTTGAAACTGGTGCCGAAGCTACCGTTGATCTGCGTTATCTCGGTAGTGCCACCCACGCCGACAACATAGAATTCATTATTGGCGATAATGCGCGACTAACCGTTATCGTAGATGCTTCCTGGAATGACGATACAGTTCACATTTCCGGTCAAGCTGCCATACTCGGCCGAGATGCAGTGTTACGCCATAATAGTGCGGTCTTTGGTGGCGAAATTGTACGTATCGTACCGCGAGTGCGCTTTACTGCCCCCGGTGGCGATGCTGAAATGCTCGGGGTTTATTTTGCTGACGACGGACAATTCTTCGAACAGCGCCTACTTGTTGATCACGCAATGCCAAATTGCCGATCCAACGTACTCTACAAAGGCGCGCTACAAGCTGATCCACACTCTGATAAACCAGAAGCTCGCACCGCCTGGGTAGGAGATGTACTCATTCGCTCCAATGCACAAGGCACCGACACCTACGAAGCAAACCGGAACCTCGTACTCACCGAAGGCGCCCGTGCAGATGCAGTGCCAAACCTAGAAATCGAAACCGGAGAAATTGCTGGAGCCGGACACGCAGCTACAGTCGGCCGTTTCGACGATGAACAAGAGTTCTACCTTAAATCACGCGGAATCCCAGAAGCTGAGGCTCGGCGGTTAATCGTGCGTGGTTTCTTCTCGGAAGTTATTGGACGCATCCCCGTCGAAAGCATTCGCGAAGAACTAGAAAACCGCATCGCTGACGAACTCGAAACACTGCATACCCTTTAA
- a CDS encoding cysteine desulfurase codes for MDSLHHPDGLLHIENIRAQFPILRETVRGGKPLIYLDSGATSQRPESVWRAEEQFVLHTNAPVHRGAYELAEKATDAYEQAREKIAAFVGADWHELAFTKNATEALNLVAYTLGDDRAGDLQVTAADTVVVTELEHHANLVPWQELCRRTGATLKWYTSTDDGRIDLDSLELDDTVKIVTFTHQSNVTGAVADVETLVQRAHNVGALTVLDACQSVPHMPVDFHELNVDFAAFSGHKMCGPSGVGALYGKAQHLAKFPPFLTGGSMIEVVTMEGSTYAEPPQRFEAGTQMTSQVVALGAAVDFLNHIGMEKIAAHEHTLTTYALKKLQQIPGLRILGPIDSDKRGAAISFLVDGIHPHDLGQVLDDQGVSIRVGHHCAWPIHRSLKAQSTARASFYLYNTIAEVDALYEAILKAKEFFDID; via the coding sequence ATGGACTCACTTCACCACCCTGATGGCTTACTCCACATAGAAAACATTCGAGCACAGTTCCCAATCCTGCGCGAAACTGTGCGCGGCGGAAAACCACTGATTTATCTCGACTCTGGGGCAACGTCGCAACGCCCAGAATCTGTGTGGCGAGCCGAAGAACAATTCGTGCTACACACAAACGCTCCTGTACATAGAGGAGCCTATGAATTAGCTGAGAAAGCTACTGACGCTTACGAACAAGCACGTGAAAAAATTGCGGCTTTTGTCGGCGCCGACTGGCACGAACTAGCCTTTACCAAAAACGCAACTGAAGCACTCAACCTTGTTGCCTACACGCTTGGCGACGACCGCGCCGGAGATCTCCAGGTAACAGCTGCAGATACCGTAGTGGTCACTGAGCTAGAACACCACGCAAACCTTGTTCCTTGGCAAGAACTATGCCGACGAACCGGCGCCACATTAAAGTGGTACACCAGCACCGACGATGGTCGTATCGACCTAGACTCACTGGAACTAGATGACACTGTAAAGATTGTTACTTTTACTCATCAATCCAACGTTACTGGCGCAGTGGCAGACGTCGAAACGCTTGTGCAACGTGCCCACAATGTGGGAGCCTTAACCGTACTAGACGCCTGCCAATCGGTTCCCCATATGCCAGTAGATTTTCATGAACTCAATGTTGATTTCGCGGCTTTCTCTGGGCACAAAATGTGTGGGCCAAGTGGGGTAGGAGCACTCTATGGAAAAGCGCAACACCTGGCAAAGTTTCCACCGTTTCTTACCGGCGGATCAATGATTGAAGTAGTCACCATGGAAGGTTCCACCTACGCTGAGCCACCCCAGCGATTCGAAGCCGGAACACAAATGACCTCTCAAGTTGTTGCCCTAGGAGCGGCAGTAGATTTCCTAAACCACATCGGTATGGAGAAAATCGCTGCGCACGAACACACATTAACCACCTATGCGTTAAAAAAACTACAGCAAATTCCGGGTTTGCGTATCCTAGGCCCCATAGACTCAGATAAGAGAGGGGCAGCAATTAGCTTCTTAGTCGATGGCATTCATCCACACGATTTAGGTCAAGTGCTTGACGATCAAGGTGTATCAATTCGAGTGGGGCATCATTGTGCCTGGCCAATTCATAGAAGTTTGAAAGCACAATCAACAGCGCGAGCCTCATTTTATTTGTACAACACCATAGCTGAAGTAGATGCGCTCTATGAGGCAATCCTTAAAGCTAAAGAATTCTTTGACATCGATTAG